The following are from one region of the Falsibacillus albus genome:
- a CDS encoding MgtC/SapB family protein, translating into MGGFGLSLESEIIIKLCISAVLGLVIGLERELKRKPVGLKTSLVISIVSCLLTIVSIESAYLFPEHGDVNITMDPLRLAAQIVSGIGFLGAGVILRRGNDSISGLTTAAMIWGAAGIGIAVGAGFYVEAIAGVVLLIISVEFIPYLIKLIGPQKLREKELLIRIILTDKKSIDTVITKIQEERISIKNIRIKDKQDLTHLLELKITVNFKRRTTDVYYTVSDIDGVQSTEVESL; encoded by the coding sequence TTGGGGGGATTTGGTTTAAGTCTCGAATCTGAAATCATCATTAAATTATGCATCTCTGCGGTATTGGGACTTGTAATTGGACTCGAACGTGAATTAAAGAGAAAACCTGTCGGGCTGAAAACAAGCCTTGTCATATCCATTGTAAGTTGCTTGTTGACTATCGTCTCCATTGAATCTGCATACTTGTTCCCTGAGCATGGCGATGTAAATATTACAATGGATCCATTACGTCTTGCTGCACAGATTGTTTCTGGAATCGGTTTCCTAGGAGCAGGTGTTATATTACGGAGAGGGAATGACAGCATTTCAGGACTGACAACTGCCGCCATGATTTGGGGTGCAGCCGGAATAGGGATCGCCGTAGGTGCTGGATTTTATGTTGAAGCGATAGCCGGTGTAGTTTTATTGATCATCAGTGTTGAATTTATTCCATACTTGATTAAATTGATTGGTCCTCAAAAGCTTCGTGAGAAAGAACTATTAATCAGAATCATCCTCACTGATAAAAAGAGCATTGATACGGTCATCACTAAGATTCAGGAGGAAAGGATTTCAATAAAAAACATCCGCATCAAAGACAAACAAGACCTGACGCATTTATTAGAATTGAAAATTACGGTGAACTTCAAGCGAAGGACCACCGATGTCTATTATACAGTCTCCGATATTGACGGTGTTCAAAGTACGGAAGTAGAAAGTCTATAA